The region TATCAAAAATCTCTCGTCCTAAATAAAGTCTACACATAAGTAATAGTAGTCCAGGGGGGTCTGGGGGGATATTGACATGTCAATAACCTCCGGGGTTGATCAGGCAGCCCGTTCATACATCTCCTGTGGAGTACGTAAGCCCAGGCTCCAGTGAGGTCGTTTGGTGTTGTACACCTCCACGGCTCGTACGACAGCCGTTTGTACGTGGTTGATGTTGAGGAACTCCGCATCCAGGTTGAACTCATCCTTGAGAATGCCATTGATCCGTTCGGCGATGGCATTCTGATAACAATGATCAGCGTCGGTCATGCTCGATTCCATCCCGTGCGACTTCAGCATCGCCAGGTACTCATGGCAGCAGTACTGGCAGCCTCGGTCCGAATGATGAATCACGCCCTGACCCGTCACGCCTTGAGCAGTCTTCATCCTGTCCACCGCTTTGGATAAGGCGATCACTGCCGAGTAATGCGACAAGTCCCGACTCACGTGATACCCGACGATCCGCCGCGTGTAGGCATCGCTCACCAGGAACAGGTAGGCGAACTTCCGACCAAACACCCTGAGATAGGTGCAGTCAGACACCAGCACGTGATTTGGCTTATCGATCGTCAGCTCCTTGATCCGGTTCGGTGCCACCGCATAGCCATGATGTGAATAAGTCGTCTTTTCAAAGCGTTTTTTCGCTTTTACCAGACGACCTGATTCACCCAGGAGGGCGAACAGATGATCCCGGCCTACCTCCGTGTCGTGATGCTTCTTCAGCTGATCCACCAGTTTACGCGTCCCCAGCCGGGGCTGTTCCTGGCGAATCTCGTCGACCAGTTGCAAGATCGCCGCCTCCTCGTTGCTGTCGTCCTGGATCCGCTGATAATGCTTGTAATACGCATCCCGGCTACGCCCTTCCGCCTGGCAGAGCCGTTCGAGGCTGGCGGAGGTTTCTCCGCGAGACTGCTCGACGCCTGCGGCCCAAAAGTTTTTTTTAGATCCACCTTGTACTTCTTGCTGGCCACCTCGATGATCTTCTCATGCACCAGCAGCTTCAGGTGGGCGTCCGCCAACGCCTTCTCCAGGGCGGCAATCTTCTCTTCTTCGCTCTTCATAACCACCTCGACGATGTCACGCTTGGGTTGATACTTGCCATACTCCTTCAGCCACAGTTGTATCCGGCTGACCGTCGTATGCCCACGCGCCGCCGCCTCGCGCAGCGAAAGCTGACCGCTCTCCAACTCCTCCACGATCGCCCGCTTCACCTCAGGGCTGAAGGACATCTGTGCTCGTTCCATTCCTACACTCCTTGTTCAAAACTTCGGGGGAGTGTAGACTCAGGTTAGGACGGGACATTATAAACGTGTCCTGCATCATCATAGTGGGTCAAGATTCCAATCTTGACTACACAGTGAAATAACTTAGCGATTAACCACAGTGAAAAGAATTGGAATTCTGTTCCACAATCTGATTCGTCAATTCGAATGCTGCCCCACCCTGCCTTGTTTTCATTACTCCGCTTCGTAACTAATGAAGTATTCACACACTTGGCGAATCCATTGAGCGGCACGCATGGCTGATCGTAAGGCGCTGATTACCGGCATCACCGGGCAGGATGGTTCTTACCTGGCGGAACTGCTCCTGGGCAAAGGGTACGAGGTGCATGGCATCATCCGCCGCAGCAGCACTTTCAACACCGAACGGGTGGATCATCTCTATCACGACCCGCATGAGAAGGGTGTCAAGCTGTTCCTGCACTATGCCGACTTGACGGATGGCAACAGCCTGGCCCGCGTGCTGCGGAGCGTGCAGCCTGGCGAGGTCTATAATCTTGGCGCCCAGAGCCACGTGCGAGTGAGTTTCGATCAGCCTGTCTACACCGCTGATGCTGCAGGTTTGGGTGTACTCAAACTGCTTGAAGCCATCCGGGAATATCAGGAAATCAGCGGAAAAAGCCTGCGCTATTATCAGGCATCCAGCTCGGAAATGTACGGCAAGGTACAGGAAACACCGCAGAAAGAAACAACGCCCTTTTATCCCCGTTCGCCTTATGCGGTGGGCAAGTTGTTTGGCCACTGGATTACTGTCAATTATCGTGAAAGCTACGGCATGCATGCCAGTTCGGGCATTCTGTTCAATCACGAAAGTCCACGCCGTGGGGAAACCTTTGTCACCCGCAAGATCACTCGTGCAGTCGGTCGCATCAAGAAAGGGCTGCAAAAGGAATTATTCCTGGGCAATCTTGATGCCAAGCGAGACTGGGGGTTTGCAGGCGATTACGTTGAAGCCATGTGGCTCATGCTGCAGGCAGAGAAGCCTGATGACTATGTGATTGCTACGGGTGAGACTTATTCGGTGCGCGAGTTCTGCGAGCGGGCCTTTTCGCTGGTCAATCTGGATTGGAAAGATTTTGTGAAGTTTGATGCCCGCTACCTTCGCCCTGCGGAGGTTGAACTGCTGCTGGGCGATGCGACGAAGGCCCGCACTAAACTCGGCTGGAAACCGAAAGTAAGTTTTGATCAACTGGTGAAGATGATGGTTGACTCCGATATGGAACTGGCTGAACGCGAATGGACGCTAAAGCAAGCCGGTTTCACTACAACCACTTCCCACACAGCACATTAATCGTATGATCGATCTGGCAAGAGAAAGAATTCTGGTGACTGGCGGAGCGGGCTTTCTTGGCAGCATCGTCTGCCAACTGTTGCGGGAACGAGGCGTTGCCGACGAACAACTGCTGGCCCCACGCAGTTCGCAATATGACCTGACCCGGCAAACCGATGTCGAACGACTTTATGCAGAATGGAAGCCTACCGTTGTCATTCACCTGGCAGCACGGGTGGGTGGCATTGGTGCTAATCAACGACATCCGGGTGAATACTTCTTTGCCAACATGGCGATGGGTCTGCATCTGATTGAAGCGGCCAGGAAAAATGGCATTCGGAAGTTTGTCCAGGTGGGTACCGTGTGTGCCTATCCCAAATACACGCCAGCGCCGTTCCGCGAAGAAGATTTATGGAACGGTTACCCGGAAGAGACTAATGCACCCTATGGCGTAGCCAAGAAGGCGCTGTTTGTGATGCTCGATGGTTATCGCAGGGAGTATGGCCTGCCCAGTTCAGTGGTAATACCGGTGAACCTCTATGGCCCCAACGACAACTTCGATCCGCAATCTTCCCATGTAATACC is a window of Planctomycetia bacterium DNA encoding:
- a CDS encoding IS3 family transposase (programmed frameshift), which produces MERAQMSFSPEVKRAIVEELESGQLSLREAAARGHTTVSRIQLWLKEYGKYQPKRDIVEVVMKSEEEKIAALEKALADAHLKLLVHEKIIEVASKKYKVDLKKNFWAAGVEQSRGETSASLERLCQAEGRSRDAYYKHYQRIQDDSNEEAAILQLVDEIRQEQPRLGTRKLVDQLKKHHDTEVGRDHLFALLGESGRLVKAKKRFEKTTYSHHGYAVAPNRIKELTIDKPNHVLVSDCTYLRVFGRKFAYLFLVSDAYTRRIVGYHVSRDLSHYSAVIALSKAVDRMKTAQGVTGQGVIHHSDRGCQYCCHEYLAMLKSHGMESSMTDADHCYQNAIAERINGILKDEFNLDAEFLNINHVQTAVVRAVEVYNTKRPHWSLGLRTPQEMYERAA
- the gmd gene encoding GDP-mannose 4,6-dehydratase yields the protein MADRKALITGITGQDGSYLAELLLGKGYEVHGIIRRSSTFNTERVDHLYHDPHEKGVKLFLHYADLTDGNSLARVLRSVQPGEVYNLGAQSHVRVSFDQPVYTADAAGLGVLKLLEAIREYQEISGKSLRYYQASSSEMYGKVQETPQKETTPFYPRSPYAVGKLFGHWITVNYRESYGMHASSGILFNHESPRRGETFVTRKITRAVGRIKKGLQKELFLGNLDAKRDWGFAGDYVEAMWLMLQAEKPDDYVIATGETYSVREFCERAFSLVNLDWKDFVKFDARYLRPAEVELLLGDATKARTKLGWKPKVSFDQLVKMMVDSDMELAEREWTLKQAGFTTTTSHTAH
- a CDS encoding GDP-L-fucose synthase, yielding MIDLARERILVTGGAGFLGSIVCQLLRERGVADEQLLAPRSSQYDLTRQTDVERLYAEWKPTVVIHLAARVGGIGANQRHPGEYFFANMAMGLHLIEAARKNGIRKFVQVGTVCAYPKYTPAPFREEDLWNGYPEETNAPYGVAKKALFVMLDGYRREYGLPSSVVIPVNLYGPNDNFDPQSSHVIPALIRKCEEARVQKRTHIDAWGTGSASREFLYVYDCANGIVAAAERMEEPVPINLGTGNEISIKALTELIARLCDFEGEIRWDTSKPDGQPRRQLDVSRARQLLGWSAQMPFEEGLRRTIAWWRNSQGAS